GCCAGTGAAAGTGCAGAAGATAAAGCCGCCGCAGAATTCATCAAAGAGCAGCTGAAGCACAACATCCGGTTTGATGACATCACCGACAAGATGCTCTTCGGCATATTTTACGGGTACGCCGTGGCTGAGTGCATGTGGAACAGTGATGGCAATCAAGTGGGTCTGGAGGCTCTTAAGGTTCGTGAGCGTTCCCGTTTCAAGTTCGACCTGAACACAAACCTGCGGCTGATTAATATTGACCACCCCAATGGACTGCTACTACCAGAGCGAAAGTTCTGGGTCTTTGATGCCGGAGCCGATCACAGCGATAACCCTTATGGCGTGGGATTGGCACACAGTTTGTACTGGCCGACTTTCTTCAAGCGCAACGGCATCAAGTTCTGGCTGATATTTCTGGAAAAGTTCGGCATGCCCACCGCCGCCGCCAAGCTGCCACCGGGACAATCGGTAGACCCCATCGAACGAGGCAAGGCACTGGAAGCATTGGATGCCATACAAAGCGACAGTGGTGTTGTGGTGCCCGACAATATCGTCATCGAGCTGATCGAGGCCGCCCGATCCGGAACCGCCGACTACGATGCCTTGTGCCTTCGGATGGATAAAGCCATCAGTAAAGTCATTCTCAGCCAGACCATGACCACCGACGATGGCAGCAGTCGCAGTCAGGCTGAAGTTCATCAGGGAGTGGCAGAGTCCGTCATCAAAAGCGACGCCGACCTCATCTGCGAGAGCCTGAACCAGCAAGTGGTGAAGTGGCTCACAGAGTGGAACTTTCCCAATGC
Above is a window of Endozoicomonas montiporae CL-33 DNA encoding:
- a CDS encoding DUF935 domain-containing protein; this encodes MAGKPTLGEIAQADHGIRMAKAYTAMLLENPDSVLQQRGRDMKLYDEILRDDQVKSCFQQRRLAVTQSEWEVEPASESAEDKAAAEFIKEQLKHNIRFDDITDKMLFGIFYGYAVAECMWNSDGNQVGLEALKVRERSRFKFDLNTNLRLINIDHPNGLLLPERKFWVFDAGADHSDNPYGVGLAHSLYWPTFFKRNGIKFWLIFLEKFGMPTAAAKLPPGQSVDPIERGKALEALDAIQSDSGVVVPDNIVIELIEAARSGTADYDALCLRMDKAISKVILSQTMTTDDGSSRSQAEVHQGVAESVIKSDADLICESLNQQVVKWLTEWNFPNATPPRVWRNTEPEEDLMARAERDNKISTLGYEPTEDYITEVYGVGWKKKESSPLPPVGADTAELPPEFSEISSLTQKRAAHRADMQAIVDAADYLGTKYQEMYGKRIEQLMQYMEETGDVETFKGKIVEMMKEPPSEKAVETVRNASFFGRLMGMLK